One window from the genome of Mycolicibacterium gadium encodes:
- a CDS encoding TetR/AcrR family transcriptional regulator has product MTAESRPELQRDAERTRAELLAVATEVFAESGYSGARVDDIAERTRTTKRMIYYYFGGKEQLYMAVLENAYRGIREAEQRLQVDHVDPVVAMRRLAELTFDHHLDHQAFIRLVSIENIHRGQFISRLDSLRSLAQPATSLLDQILARGHAQGVFREDVDALDVHLVISAYCVFQVANRYTFGFLFDVDFTEVAQRAHLRRMIGDVVVGWLTAR; this is encoded by the coding sequence GTGACCGCCGAGTCCCGCCCGGAGCTGCAGCGCGATGCCGAGCGCACGCGTGCGGAGTTGCTCGCGGTCGCGACGGAGGTGTTCGCCGAGTCCGGCTACTCGGGGGCCCGCGTGGACGACATCGCCGAGCGCACCCGCACGACCAAGCGGATGATCTACTACTACTTCGGCGGCAAAGAACAGCTCTATATGGCGGTGCTGGAGAATGCCTACCGCGGCATTCGTGAAGCCGAGCAACGTCTGCAGGTCGACCACGTGGATCCCGTCGTGGCGATGCGCAGGCTGGCTGAGCTGACGTTCGATCATCACCTCGATCACCAGGCGTTTATCCGGTTGGTGTCGATCGAGAACATTCATCGCGGCCAGTTCATCAGTCGCCTCGATTCGCTGCGCTCGCTCGCGCAGCCGGCCACCTCCCTGCTTGACCAGATCCTGGCCAGGGGCCACGCACAGGGCGTCTTCCGCGAAGACGTGGACGCCCTCGACGTCCATCTGGTCATCAGCGCGTATTGCGTCTTTCAAGTCGCCAACCGCTACACGTTCGGGTTCCTCTTCGACGTCGACTTCACCGAGGTCGCGCAGCGTGCGCATCTGCGACGCATGATCGGCGACGTCGTCGTCGGCTGGCTGACCGCTCGCTGA
- a CDS encoding lyase family protein, whose product MTDLFWPGDHRAGNLMSDRAFLDAMVAVEQAWLDALIDAEIAPQSARTDLHRYVTEGDLEPIACDADVDGNPVGALVALLRARAAQPTAQWLHRGLTSQDVVDTALMVCLRDVLARIHEELADQLRTLSHLAEKHRATPMLARTLTQAALPSTAGVKIARWLCAVLEAAEPLAELRVPVQAGGAAGTLAAAVELSGSADDAIRLSDSLARALGLAPAPPWHTSRSAITRIGDGLVGCCDAWGYIASDVATGSRPEIGELAEASGGKSSTMPHKNNPVRSVLIRRTAMTTGSLAATLHTASAMSVDERSDGAWHAEWATLRTLARRTVVAAAHTSELLTGLQIDVDRATANLAVADGVLAEQQTMADLTGRAPAAGYLGAAEQLVDSALQRASHYLKDVP is encoded by the coding sequence GTGACGGACCTGTTCTGGCCCGGCGACCACCGCGCCGGAAATCTGATGAGCGATCGCGCCTTCCTGGACGCGATGGTCGCGGTCGAACAAGCGTGGTTGGATGCGCTCATCGATGCCGAAATCGCGCCGCAGTCTGCGCGGACCGATCTCCATCGGTACGTCACCGAAGGCGACCTCGAGCCAATCGCGTGCGACGCCGATGTCGACGGCAACCCGGTCGGCGCATTGGTGGCGCTGTTGCGTGCCCGTGCGGCCCAGCCAACCGCGCAGTGGCTACATCGCGGTTTGACGAGCCAGGACGTCGTCGACACCGCGCTGATGGTTTGCCTTCGAGATGTGCTCGCCCGCATCCACGAGGAACTTGCTGATCAGCTGCGAACGCTGTCGCACCTCGCCGAGAAGCACCGTGCCACACCGATGCTCGCGAGGACGCTCACACAGGCCGCGCTGCCGAGCACCGCGGGCGTCAAGATAGCTCGGTGGTTGTGCGCGGTGCTGGAAGCGGCCGAGCCGCTGGCCGAGTTGCGGGTGCCGGTTCAGGCGGGGGGAGCCGCGGGAACCCTCGCTGCCGCCGTCGAGCTGAGCGGATCGGCGGACGATGCGATCCGACTGAGTGACTCGCTGGCACGTGCGCTGGGGCTGGCTCCGGCGCCGCCGTGGCACACCTCGCGATCTGCAATCACCCGGATCGGCGACGGGCTGGTCGGCTGTTGCGACGCGTGGGGATACATCGCCAGTGACGTCGCGACCGGCAGCCGGCCCGAGATTGGTGAGCTGGCCGAGGCGAGCGGGGGCAAGTCGTCGACCATGCCCCACAAGAACAATCCGGTGCGCTCGGTGCTGATCCGCCGTACCGCGATGACGACAGGGTCGCTGGCCGCGACGCTGCACACCGCATCGGCCATGTCCGTCGACGAACGTTCCGACGGCGCATGGCATGCCGAATGGGCGACCCTGCGGACGTTGGCGCGGCGTACCGTCGTCGCCGCCGCCCACACGAGCGAACTCCTCACCGGATTGCAGATCGACGTCGACCGCGCGACTGCGAATCTGGCCGTCGCCGACGGCGTGCTAGCCGAGCAGCAGACGATGGCGGACTTGACCGGACGTGCTCCGGCAGCGGGATACCTCGGCGCGGCCGAACAGCTCGTCGACTCCGCGCTGCAACGGGCCAGTCACTACCTCAAGGACGTGCCATGA
- the aroB gene encoding 3-dehydroquinate synthase encodes MSEPVTVDVHVDPPYPVIIGTGLLGELERTLAGRHKVAIMHQPTLAQTAEVIRKTLADNGIDAHRIEIPDAEKGKDLPVLGFIWEVLGRIGVGRKDAIVSLGGGAATDVAGFAAATWLRGIDIVHVPTTLLGMVDAAVGGKTGINTDAGKNLVGAFHQPAAVIVDIATLETLPRNELVAGMAEIVKAGFIADPVILDLIEADPEAAVDPSGTVLPELIRRAVAVKAEVVAADEKESQLREILNYGHTLAHAIERRERYEWRHGAAVSVGLVFAAELGRLAGRLDDDTADRHKTVLTALGLPVEYDPDALPQLLEYMAGDKKTRAGVLRFVVLDGLGKPGRLEGPDPSLLAAAYSVIGKGEQQ; translated from the coding sequence ATGAGTGAACCGGTAACCGTCGACGTGCACGTCGATCCGCCGTATCCCGTGATCATCGGGACCGGGCTGCTCGGCGAGCTGGAGCGCACCCTGGCTGGACGGCACAAGGTGGCCATCATGCACCAGCCGACACTCGCGCAGACCGCGGAGGTCATCCGAAAAACTCTGGCGGACAATGGAATCGACGCACATCGGATCGAGATTCCCGACGCTGAGAAGGGCAAGGACCTGCCGGTTCTCGGGTTCATCTGGGAAGTGCTGGGTCGCATCGGCGTCGGCCGCAAGGACGCAATCGTCAGCCTCGGTGGGGGAGCGGCCACCGACGTCGCCGGCTTCGCCGCCGCGACGTGGTTACGCGGCATCGACATCGTGCACGTGCCCACAACCCTGCTCGGCATGGTCGACGCCGCGGTCGGCGGCAAGACCGGTATCAACACCGATGCCGGCAAGAACCTCGTCGGTGCCTTCCATCAGCCCGCCGCGGTGATCGTCGACATCGCGACGCTGGAAACGTTGCCGCGCAACGAACTCGTCGCTGGAATGGCCGAGATCGTCAAAGCGGGTTTCATTGCGGACCCGGTCATTCTCGATCTGATCGAGGCCGATCCCGAGGCCGCGGTCGATCCGAGCGGCACCGTGCTGCCCGAGCTGATCCGGCGTGCGGTTGCCGTCAAGGCCGAGGTCGTCGCGGCCGACGAGAAGGAATCGCAGCTGCGCGAGATCCTCAACTACGGTCATACGCTCGCCCACGCCATCGAGCGACGCGAGCGTTACGAATGGCGCCATGGCGCAGCGGTATCGGTGGGTCTCGTGTTCGCCGCCGAGCTGGGCCGGCTGGCCGGCCGCCTGGACGACGACACCGCCGACCGGCACAAGACCGTCCTGACGGCGCTGGGTCTACCCGTCGAATATGACCCCGATGCGCTGCCTCAGCTGCTGGAATACATGGCAGGTGACAAAAAGACCCGCGCCGGTGTGTTGCGTTTCGTCGTGCTCGACGGACTTGGCAAGCCGGGTCGCCTCGAGGGGCCGGATCCGTCGCTCCTCGCGGCCGCGTACTCGGTGATCGGAAAGGGGGAGCAGCAGTGA
- the pcaH gene encoding protocatechuate 3,4-dioxygenase subunit beta produces the protein MTATPTVNSDSASASQAEVSSEIAAIESAYQRSGVEETQPRLDYAPYRSSVLRHPTKDLQHVDPEGVELWTPCFGARDVHPIESDLTIQHTGAPIGERIVVTGRIVDGDGRAVRGQLVEIWQANAGGRYIHKRDQHPSPIDPNFTGVGRCLTDDDGNYRFTTIKPGPYPWKNHHNAWRPAHIHFSLFGTEFTQRMITQMYFPGDPLFALDPIYQSITDQKARDRLVATYDHDVTTHEWATGYRWDIVLTGSSQTPVDEGADR, from the coding sequence ATGACAGCTACGCCCACCGTCAACTCGGACAGTGCCTCGGCGAGTCAGGCCGAGGTGAGCAGCGAGATCGCCGCGATCGAGTCGGCCTATCAGCGGTCGGGCGTCGAGGAGACGCAGCCGCGACTCGACTACGCGCCGTACCGGAGCAGCGTCCTGCGCCACCCGACCAAGGACCTGCAGCACGTCGATCCCGAAGGCGTCGAGTTGTGGACACCATGCTTCGGTGCGCGTGACGTCCATCCGATCGAATCCGATTTGACGATCCAGCACACCGGCGCGCCCATCGGCGAACGAATCGTGGTGACAGGACGGATCGTCGACGGTGACGGGCGGGCAGTGCGCGGCCAGCTGGTGGAGATCTGGCAGGCCAACGCGGGCGGGCGCTATATCCACAAGCGCGACCAGCATCCTTCGCCGATCGACCCGAACTTCACCGGCGTAGGCCGTTGCCTCACCGACGACGACGGCAACTACCGATTCACCACCATCAAACCCGGACCGTATCCGTGGAAGAACCACCACAACGCGTGGCGGCCTGCCCACATCCACTTCTCCTTGTTCGGAACCGAATTCACGCAGCGCATGATCACCCAGATGTACTTCCCCGGTGATCCGCTGTTCGCCCTCGACCCCATCTATCAGTCCATCACCGACCAGAAGGCGCGCGATCGGTTGGTCGCCACCTACGACCACGACGTGACCACCCATGAGTGGGCCACCGGCTACCGGTGGGACATCGTGCTGACCGGGTCAAGCCAAACTCCCGTCGACGAGGGAGCCGATCGCTGA
- the aroQ gene encoding type II 3-dehydroquinate dehydratase: MSETQATPPPAKTVLVLNGPNLGRLGKREPEKYGSTTHDELVALIQGEAENLGMNAVVRQSDSESELLSLIHAAADAGDPVILNAGALTHTSIALRDACAELRGPLIEVHITNVHTREEFRHHSYISAVATGVIVGLGVQGYVMALRYIATAS, encoded by the coding sequence GTGAGCGAAACACAGGCGACGCCGCCGCCGGCGAAGACCGTGCTTGTGCTCAACGGGCCCAATCTGGGTCGACTCGGCAAGCGCGAGCCAGAGAAGTACGGCAGCACGACCCACGATGAGTTGGTCGCGCTGATTCAAGGCGAAGCCGAGAATCTCGGTATGAATGCGGTTGTCCGGCAGAGCGACTCCGAGTCAGAGCTGCTCAGTTTGATCCACGCGGCGGCCGATGCCGGGGATCCGGTCATCCTCAATGCTGGCGCATTGACGCACACCTCGATCGCTCTACGCGACGCCTGCGCCGAGTTGCGGGGGCCCTTGATCGAAGTACACATCACCAACGTGCATACCCGCGAAGAGTTCCGGCACCACTCCTACATCAGCGCTGTGGCGACCGGTGTGATCGTCGGATTGGGTGTTCAGGGTTACGTGATGGCGCTTCGGTATATCGCTACCGCGAGCTGA
- a CDS encoding shikimate dehydrogenase has product MSSSPYLVGLVGQGVGPSLTPALHMAEARANGLDYVYRTIDLTTAGIAPERIGEVLEWTRALGYNALNITHPCKRLVIEHLDALDDGAAALGAVNTVVIESHRTVGYNTDAPGFGTGFGEGLPGAATDSVTLVGAGGAGAAVGHALLDIGTEHLVVVDLDVERATALARELAGRHPGARVEASEFDKLSVLLPVSDGVVHCTPTGMADHPGLPFDGGLLHPGLWVADIVYRPLNTALLTAAREVGCRTLDGGHMAVHQATTAFELITGITPDVARMSRHLRSLADEFPTVSATSEGN; this is encoded by the coding sequence GTGAGTTCCAGCCCATATCTCGTCGGCCTCGTCGGCCAGGGCGTCGGCCCGTCGCTGACACCGGCGCTGCACATGGCCGAGGCACGCGCGAACGGCCTCGACTATGTGTACCGAACCATCGACCTGACGACCGCCGGGATCGCGCCCGAACGCATCGGCGAGGTGCTGGAATGGACACGCGCGCTCGGCTACAACGCGCTCAACATCACCCATCCCTGTAAGCGGTTGGTGATCGAACACCTCGACGCACTCGACGACGGCGCCGCCGCGCTTGGAGCGGTCAACACCGTGGTGATCGAGTCTCACCGCACGGTCGGCTACAACACCGACGCTCCTGGCTTCGGCACCGGGTTCGGTGAGGGTTTGCCCGGCGCCGCCACGGACAGCGTCACCCTCGTCGGCGCGGGCGGGGCAGGTGCCGCGGTTGGACACGCGCTTCTCGATATCGGTACTGAGCATCTGGTCGTGGTCGATCTCGACGTCGAGCGAGCCACCGCCCTGGCCCGCGAGTTGGCGGGCAGGCACCCCGGTGCACGCGTGGAGGCTTCGGAGTTCGACAAGCTGTCGGTGCTGCTGCCGGTGAGCGACGGTGTCGTGCACTGCACGCCGACGGGCATGGCCGACCATCCGGGCCTCCCGTTCGATGGGGGGCTGCTGCACCCCGGGCTGTGGGTCGCCGACATCGTCTATCGGCCGCTGAACACCGCGCTGCTCACGGCCGCGCGTGAGGTCGGTTGCCGAACACTCGATGGTGGCCACATGGCCGTGCACCAGGCCACTACCGCATTCGAGCTGATCACCGGAATCACCCCGGACGTCGCTCGCATGTCGCGACATCTCCGAAGCCTTGCCGACGAATTCCCGACGGTCAGCGCCACTTCGGAAGGAAACTAG
- a CDS encoding bifunctional sugar phosphate isomerase/epimerase/4-hydroxyphenylpyruvate dioxygenase family protein encodes MKTSIATVSISGSLTEKLHACAEAGFDGVEIFEPDLIASDHSPEEIRSLARRLGLSLDLYQPLRDIEGVDETTFAENLRRAEATFVTARRLGIQTVLVCSNVATATVDSDECSAGQLRRLGDLAQTLDIKVAFEALAWGRFIDDYRRAWRVVELADHPAVGLCLDSFHVLSRGHDTSAIETIPGHKIFYLQLADAPALSMDVLSWSRHHRLFPGEGDFDLTTFVSRVLAAGYDGPLSLEVFNDTFRQTDPDRTAVHALRSLVWLQDKLATKLTAADHTRLRSVTDAKPPNGFDFVEVKAEDTTEIEVLLEQLGFTPRGRHRTKPVSLWVAGEARVILNEQQARDLEPQVAAIGLQVPDADATTRRAEDLMAAPAYRRTYAAEQPMGGAIAPDGSEIFWVTAPPTGLPPAWVDEFESGMPPDTDTTVRAIDHVNFSQPWQTADEAVLFLTSIFGLTAEVPTEVAAPTGLVRSQVMRTVDGAVRLPLNVAPQVLDASGMPQHIAFACSDVFAVARRARARGLPFLSVPDNYYDYVAGRFGVAADAVAALRELDLLYDRSPDGEFIHFYTRTVGSVFFEFVERRGNYDGYGSDNAPVRLAAQRAGRFSSR; translated from the coding sequence ATGAAGACGTCCATCGCCACGGTCTCGATCAGCGGCTCGCTCACCGAGAAATTGCATGCCTGCGCGGAGGCCGGATTCGACGGTGTGGAGATCTTCGAACCCGACCTCATCGCCAGCGATCACAGTCCCGAAGAGATCCGGAGTCTGGCCCGGCGCCTGGGCCTGTCGCTCGATCTCTACCAGCCGCTGCGCGACATCGAGGGCGTCGACGAGACGACGTTCGCCGAGAATCTCCGTCGCGCCGAAGCCACCTTCGTCACGGCGCGACGGTTGGGCATCCAGACGGTCCTGGTGTGCAGCAATGTCGCCACCGCCACCGTCGACTCCGACGAGTGCTCCGCGGGCCAACTTCGCCGATTGGGTGACCTGGCGCAGACATTGGACATCAAGGTCGCGTTCGAGGCGCTGGCATGGGGGCGTTTCATCGACGACTACCGACGTGCCTGGCGGGTCGTCGAACTGGCCGATCACCCGGCGGTCGGACTGTGCCTCGACAGCTTCCACGTCCTGTCCCGCGGTCACGACACCTCGGCGATCGAGACCATCCCCGGCCACAAGATCTTCTATCTGCAGCTTGCCGACGCTCCAGCTTTGTCCATGGACGTGCTGTCCTGGAGCCGGCACCACAGGCTTTTTCCCGGCGAGGGCGACTTCGACCTCACGACCTTCGTATCGCGTGTGCTGGCGGCCGGATACGACGGACCGCTCTCGTTGGAGGTCTTCAACGACACGTTCCGCCAGACCGACCCGGACCGGACCGCGGTGCACGCACTCCGCTCGCTGGTATGGCTGCAGGACAAGCTGGCCACGAAGTTGACTGCGGCGGACCACACGCGATTGCGTTCAGTCACAGATGCCAAGCCGCCCAATGGCTTTGACTTCGTCGAGGTGAAAGCCGAGGACACCACCGAGATCGAAGTGCTCCTCGAGCAACTCGGCTTCACCCCACGTGGCCGCCACCGGACCAAACCGGTGTCCCTCTGGGTCGCAGGCGAGGCGCGCGTCATCCTCAACGAGCAGCAGGCGCGGGATCTGGAACCGCAGGTCGCCGCAATCGGCCTCCAGGTGCCCGATGCCGATGCGACCACGCGGCGGGCCGAGGACCTGATGGCCGCGCCGGCCTATCGCCGCACCTATGCCGCCGAACAACCGATGGGCGGCGCCATCGCGCCGGACGGGTCCGAGATCTTCTGGGTCACCGCGCCGCCGACCGGGCTGCCACCGGCGTGGGTCGACGAGTTCGAGAGCGGCATGCCCCCCGACACCGACACGACGGTGCGCGCCATCGACCACGTGAACTTCTCACAACCCTGGCAGACCGCCGACGAGGCGGTGCTCTTCTTGACGAGCATCTTCGGGCTTACCGCCGAGGTGCCGACCGAGGTGGCCGCACCCACCGGGCTGGTGCGCAGCCAAGTCATGCGCACCGTGGACGGCGCGGTTCGATTGCCCCTCAACGTCGCCCCGCAAGTGCTGGACGCTTCCGGCATGCCTCAGCACATCGCCTTCGCATGCTCGGACGTCTTCGCGGTGGCACGCCGCGCCCGTGCGCGCGGGTTGCCGTTCCTGTCGGTTCCCGACAACTACTACGACTATGTCGCGGGCCGTTTCGGCGTGGCAGCCGACGCGGTCGCAGCGCTGCGTGAACTCGACCTGCTTTACGATCGAAGCCCCGACGGCGAGTTCATCCACTTCTATACGCGCACGGTCGGCTCGGTCTTCTTCGAGTTCGTCGAGCGACGCGGCAACTACGACGGTTACGGCAGCGACAATGCCCCCGTCCGGCTCGCCGCCCAGCGGGCAGGACGCTTCAGCTCGCGGTAG
- a CDS encoding IclR family transcriptional regulator, with protein sequence MAGNTSTPGVTVAARLLSIIAAFDEEHRSLALSELAQRAGLPAPTAHRLAAELVAGGALERRTDGRFEVGRMLWSAGLLAPVEGRLRQVAEPFLHDVYAATMATVHLAIREGTEVLYLERMMGRASVPIVSSAGSKLPMHCTGVGKVLLAHAPKEIQDQVFASLTRVTPFTIVAQPVLAGQLERVRRDGVATTSEEMSLGACSLAVPVVRASDGTVAAAIGVVVPNLKRDRQRLLGALQVAARGIGRLL encoded by the coding sequence ATGGCAGGCAACACCTCGACACCCGGAGTGACCGTCGCTGCACGTTTGCTGTCGATCATCGCGGCTTTTGACGAGGAACACCGCAGCCTGGCCCTCTCCGAGCTTGCTCAGCGTGCGGGCCTGCCGGCGCCGACCGCGCATCGGCTCGCCGCCGAACTGGTGGCCGGCGGTGCGCTCGAGCGCCGGACCGACGGCCGCTTCGAGGTCGGCAGGATGTTGTGGAGTGCAGGTCTGCTGGCGCCCGTGGAAGGCAGGTTGCGCCAGGTTGCCGAGCCTTTTCTGCACGACGTCTACGCGGCGACCATGGCCACGGTGCACCTGGCGATCCGCGAAGGCACGGAGGTGCTCTACCTCGAGCGGATGATGGGCCGCGCGTCCGTGCCGATCGTCAGCAGCGCCGGGAGCAAGCTGCCCATGCACTGCACCGGGGTCGGCAAGGTCCTGCTCGCGCATGCGCCGAAGGAGATCCAGGATCAAGTGTTTGCCAGCCTTACCCGCGTCACACCATTTACGATCGTCGCCCAGCCCGTCCTCGCGGGGCAGCTCGAGCGCGTCCGCCGAGACGGCGTGGCGACGACGAGCGAAGAAATGTCGCTCGGTGCGTGTTCGCTGGCCGTTCCCGTGGTCCGGGCGTCGGACGGCACCGTGGCGGCGGCGATCGGCGTCGTCGTGCCGAACCTCAAGCGTGATCGGCAAAGACTGCTCGGTGCCCTGCAGGTCGCCGCGCGCGGCATCGGCCGCTTGCTGTGA
- the pcaG gene encoding protocatechuate 3,4-dioxygenase subunit alpha — protein sequence MSTLLTATPGQTVGPFYGYALPFERCNELVPPGSPGAIQFHGLITDGAGNPVPDALLEIWQADADGEIPSATGSLRRDGWTFTGWGRAATDDAGHYSFSTVLPGASAPGSAPFILVTVFARGLLNRLFTRAYLPGDQLAKDPLLNSLPAHRRQTLIATRDETGLKFDIKLQGDDGETVFLSYPGHRP from the coding sequence ATGTCGACACTGCTGACCGCGACACCGGGACAGACCGTCGGCCCGTTCTACGGCTATGCACTGCCGTTCGAACGCTGCAACGAGCTCGTGCCGCCCGGCTCGCCCGGCGCCATCCAGTTCCACGGCCTGATAACCGACGGGGCCGGCAACCCGGTTCCCGATGCGCTGCTGGAGATCTGGCAGGCCGACGCCGACGGCGAGATTCCCTCCGCCACCGGCTCACTGCGCCGCGACGGCTGGACGTTCACCGGCTGGGGCCGCGCCGCCACCGACGATGCGGGCCACTACAGCTTCTCCACCGTGCTGCCCGGTGCGTCGGCTCCGGGCTCGGCTCCCTTTATTCTCGTCACCGTGTTCGCCCGCGGACTGCTGAATCGCCTGTTCACCCGCGCATACCTGCCCGGTGATCAGCTCGCGAAAGATCCACTGCTGAATTCGCTTCCCGCGCATCGCCGTCAGACCCTCATCGCGACTCGCGACGAGACGGGACTGAAATTCGACATCAAGCTCCAAGGCGATGACGGCGAGACCGTCTTCCTCAGTTATCCGGGGCATCGGCCGTGA
- a CDS encoding shikimate kinase, with amino-acid sequence MAPRAVLVGLPGSGKSTIGRRLAKALGLALLDTDVAIEETTGRTIADIFATDGEAEFRRIEEDVIRSALQTHDGVLSLGGGAVTTAGVRDALAGHTVIYLEINAAEGVRRTNGPTVRPLLAGGDRGEKFKALMQQRVPLYRRVATMRVNTNRRNPGAVVRYIVERLENSETSRQHRRRRRPPWRRSPTTLTPAPTTEAPPSPAELAAKRAAGPHE; translated from the coding sequence ATGGCTCCTAGAGCGGTGCTGGTCGGGCTGCCGGGGTCGGGCAAGTCGACAATCGGCCGTCGGCTGGCCAAGGCGCTCGGTCTCGCGCTGCTGGACACCGACGTCGCCATCGAGGAGACCACCGGCCGCACCATCGCCGACATCTTCGCCACCGACGGCGAGGCCGAGTTCCGTCGCATCGAAGAGGACGTGATTCGGTCGGCACTGCAAACCCACGACGGCGTGCTGTCCCTTGGGGGCGGCGCGGTCACCACCGCCGGGGTGCGCGACGCGCTGGCCGGTCATACGGTCATCTATCTGGAGATCAACGCCGCGGAGGGAGTGCGCCGCACCAACGGCCCCACGGTGCGGCCGCTGTTGGCCGGTGGAGACCGTGGTGAGAAGTTCAAAGCGCTTATGCAGCAGCGCGTCCCGCTCTATCGACGGGTCGCCACCATGCGGGTCAACACCAACCGTCGCAACCCGGGCGCGGTCGTGCGCTACATCGTGGAGCGGCTGGAGAATTCCGAGACGTCGCGCCAGCACCGGCGTCGGCGTCGTCCACCATGGCGTCGCAGTCCCACGACGCTGACACCGGCCCCGACAACCGAGGCGCCCCCGTCGCCCGCGGAACTGGCGGCCAAGAGAGCTGCGGGTCCCCATGAGTGA
- a CDS encoding MFS transporter, protein MSVIDSNAPDGVPAGAPERTPKKAALASFMGSAVEYYDFFVFGFVAALVFPKIFFPEGNETVALAQSFATLGVAYIARPVGAFVIGHFGDRIGRRNVLMFTLLLMGASTFAIGCLPTYASVGVLAPILLVTCRLLQGFSAAGEQAGASSLTLEHSPDNQRAFFTSWTLTGTQGGLILASLVVIPVVALPDDDLLSWGWRVPFWLSAVVVVVAYFIRRRLHETPEFTEAKTAGTIARMPLKPLLRDHWRDVLRVIFCAFIAAVSTVFANLAIAYGKKMGLNADETLWLVVVANVVALGTQPLFGKLADRIGRKPVFIYGALSSAALMPLYLLSMTGGNDVLMFALAIATFSFGYAAANAVWPAFYGEMFSTKVRFSGLAIGTQLGFLVAGFAPAIVTALGGVSEGGWVATSIFTAVVCLIASAAALTARETKDVPTALLGNKVPDSARQLVDH, encoded by the coding sequence ATGAGCGTCATCGACAGCAACGCACCCGATGGGGTGCCCGCAGGTGCGCCTGAACGCACGCCGAAAAAGGCCGCGCTGGCCAGTTTCATGGGCAGCGCCGTCGAGTACTACGACTTCTTCGTCTTCGGTTTCGTTGCGGCGCTGGTCTTTCCGAAGATCTTCTTTCCCGAGGGCAACGAGACGGTTGCCCTGGCCCAGTCTTTCGCCACCCTCGGGGTCGCCTACATCGCGCGGCCGGTGGGGGCGTTCGTGATCGGGCACTTCGGCGACCGCATCGGACGCCGGAACGTGTTGATGTTCACGCTGCTCCTCATGGGCGCGTCGACCTTCGCGATCGGCTGTCTGCCCACGTACGCGTCGGTCGGAGTGCTCGCACCCATACTCCTGGTGACGTGCCGCCTGCTCCAAGGCTTCTCGGCCGCGGGCGAACAGGCCGGTGCCAGTTCGCTGACGCTCGAGCACTCGCCCGATAACCAGCGGGCGTTCTTCACCTCGTGGACTCTCACGGGCACGCAGGGCGGCCTGATTCTGGCCTCACTTGTGGTGATCCCCGTCGTGGCGCTGCCCGACGATGACCTGCTCTCGTGGGGTTGGCGCGTCCCGTTCTGGCTCAGCGCCGTCGTGGTCGTGGTCGCCTACTTCATCCGTCGCCGTCTGCACGAGACGCCGGAATTCACCGAAGCCAAAACTGCCGGCACCATCGCCCGGATGCCGCTGAAGCCGCTGCTGCGGGATCACTGGCGCGATGTTCTGCGAGTGATCTTCTGCGCCTTCATCGCCGCCGTCTCGACGGTGTTCGCCAACCTCGCCATCGCCTACGGCAAGAAGATGGGCCTGAACGCGGACGAGACGCTGTGGCTGGTCGTGGTCGCGAACGTCGTGGCGCTGGGCACCCAACCGCTGTTCGGAAAGCTTGCCGACCGGATCGGACGGAAGCCGGTGTTCATCTACGGTGCGCTGTCCTCCGCGGCGCTGATGCCCCTTTATCTGCTCTCGATGACCGGTGGCAACGACGTACTGATGTTCGCGTTGGCGATCGCCACCTTCTCGTTCGGCTATGCCGCGGCCAACGCGGTCTGGCCGGCCTTCTATGGCGAGATGTTCTCGACGAAGGTCCGTTTCTCCGGACTGGCGATCGGCACTCAATTAGGTTTCCTGGTGGCGGGTTTCGCACCGGCGATCGTCACCGCACTCGGTGGGGTGAGCGAAGGCGGCTGGGTGGCGACGAGCATCTTCACCGCGGTGGTCTGCCTCATCGCCAGTGCTGCCGCGCTGACGGCGCGGGAGACCAAGGATGTGCCGACCGCCCTGCTCGGCAACAAGGTTCCCGATTCGGCGCGGCAACTCGTCGATCACTGA